From the Oryza glaberrima chromosome 5, OglaRS2, whole genome shotgun sequence genome, one window contains:
- the LOC127773236 gene encoding uncharacterized protein LOC127773236, which translates to MAYRRKPQPPQTPPSLDHHHHHHTPSVGPSSPPQDSLAAQAMRASAAHRDASSLSSAYSSSSASAAAAAAAARRGHHEPSVSTPSPGSSGYEYTSMKNLNEAKYGFWGALARKAKSFLDEDGSPGQYDSPARQQPSRDAPPVGVQYTRSQQPTSETWKSETPPSHKRSEAIASSLNYIGGTIKSALEEGRTIVENKTADIIHETRKLNIRRKGAGSTTQGEAPQRFTQRNLPQNPLDYETQLKASRDVANAMAAKAKLLLRELKTVKADLAFAKERCAQLEDENKILRESHDKGDNPEDDDLIRLQLETLLAEKARLAHENSVYARENRFLREIVEYHQLTMQDVIYVDEGIEEVTEVYPTQVLPPAPSRAGSGLGRSVTPATPKTASSSPSSTSIVVPETCPVVPASPKSLSRTSSKQ; encoded by the exons ATGGCGTACCGCCGGAAGCCGCAGCCTCCGCAGACGCCGCCGTCCttggaccaccaccaccaccaccacaccccCTCCGTGGGCCCCTCGTCCCCGCCGCAGGACTCCCTCGCCGCGCAGGCCAtgcgcgcctccgccgcgcaccgcgacgcctcctccctctcctcggcctactcctcctcctccgcctccgcggccgccgccgccgccgcggctcgccGGGGCCACCACGAGCCCTCCGTCTCCACGCCTTCCCCC GGTTCTTCGGGTTATGAATACACATCCATGAAGAACTTGAATGAGGCTAAGTACGGATTTTGGGGGGCCCTTGCTCGGAAAGCCAAGTCTTTTCTGGACGAGGATGGTTCACCAGGGCAGTATGATTCCCCGGCGAGGCAGCAGCCGTCAAGAGATGCGCCGCCGGTTGGTGTCCAG TATACACGCTCACAACAACCAACGTCTGAAACATGGAAATCCGAGACACCTCCATCTCATAAGAGGTCCGAGGCCATAGCTTCCTCCCTCAACTATATTGGTGGCACAATAAAAAGTGCACTTGAA GAAGGCCGGACGATTGTAGAAAATAAAACAGCCGACATTATTCATGAAACACGCAAATTGAACATAAGAAGAAAAGGAGCTGGCTCAACTACACAAGGAGAAGCTCCACAAAGATTTACTCAAAGGAATCTTCCACAAAATCCACTTGACTACGAAACTCAATTGAAGGCATCTCGCGAC GTTGCAAATGCCATGGCAGCAAAAGCAAAGCTGCTATTACGTGAGCTGAAGACTGTGAAGGCCGATTTAGCTTTTGCAAAGGAACGTTGCGCTCAGCTTGAAGATGAAAATAAGATTTTGCGGGAAAGTCACGATAAGGGTGATAACCCTGAAGATGATGATCTG ATCCGCCTCCAACTAGAGACACTATTAGCTGAGAAGGCACGGCTCGCACATGAGAATTCGGTGTACGCTCGAGAGAATAGATTCCTACGAGAAATTGTTGAGTACCACCAACTTACTATGCAGGATGTTATATATGTGGATGAAGGCATTGAAGAGGTCACTGAGGTCTACCCTACACAAGTATTACCACCTGCACCTTCTCGGGCTGGTTCAGGCCTTGGTCGCTCTGTAACCCCAGCTACTCCCAAGACTGCCAGCTCATCACCTTCATCAACATCCATTGTTGTACCAGAAACTTGTCCGGTCGTTCCAGCCTCCCCAAAGTCGCTTTCTCGGACTTCCTCTAAGCAATAG